In a genomic window of Urocitellus parryii isolate mUroPar1 chromosome 2, mUroPar1.hap1, whole genome shotgun sequence:
- the Alg11 gene encoding GDP-Man:Man(3)GlcNAc(2)-PP-Dol alpha-1,2-mannosyltransferase isoform X3, producing the protein MAASKGGWCLCELLRLFYSLFFPGLIVCGALCICLVIVLWGLRLLLQRKKKSVSASKNGKNPIVIAFFHPYCNAGGGGERVLWCALRTLQKKYPKAVYVVYTGDVNVSGQQILEGAFRRFNIRLTCPVQFVFLKKRYLVEDSQYPHFTLLGQSLGSIFLGWEALMQCVPDVYIDSMGYAFTLPLFKYIGGCRVGSYVHYPTISTDMLSVVKNQNVGFNNATFITKNPFLSKVKLIYYYLFAFIYGLVGSCSDVVMVNSSWTLNHILSLWKVGNCTNIVYPPCNVQTFLDIPLHEKKMTPGHMLVSIGQFRPEKNHPLQIKAFAKLLDKKLAESPSSLKLVLIGGCRNKDDELRVNQLRRLSEDLGVQEHVEFKINIPFDELKNYLSGATIGLHTMWNEHFGIAQFKF; encoded by the exons ATGGCGGCCTCCAAAGGGGGTTGGTGCTTGTGCGAGTTGTTGAG gttgttttattcattattcttCCCTGGGCTAATTGTATGTGGAGCTTTATGTATATGTTTGGTCATTGTCCTTTGGGGACTCAGATTACtgctacagagaaagaaaaagtcagtGTCAGCCAGCAAAAATGGGAAAAATCCAATAGTGATTGCATTTTTTCATCCATACTGCAATGCtggtggaggaggggaaagagtTCTATGGTGTGCCTTGAGAACCCTGCAGAAAAA GTATCCTAAAGCAGTATATGTTGTTTATACTGGTGATGTTAATGTCAGTGGTCAACAGATACTAGAAGGTGCTTTCAGAAGATTTAACATCAGGTTAACTTGCCCAGtgcaatttgttttcttaaagaaacGCTACCTTGTGGAAGATTCACAGTATCCTCACTTTACACTGCTTGGCCAAAGTCTAGGATCCATTTTTCTTGGCTGGGAAGCTCTGATGCAGTGTGTTCCTGATGTTTACATTGATTCAATGGGCTATGCCTTCACACTCCCTCTGTTTAAGTATATAGGGGGTTGCCGAGTTGGAAGCTATGTTCATTATCCCACTATCAGCACTGACATGCTCTCTGTAGTGAAGAATCAAAATGTTGGATTTAATAATGCAACCTTCATTACCAAGAATCCTTTTCTCAGCAAAGTAAAGCTGATCTACTactatttgtttgcttttatttatggACTTGTTGGTTCTTGCAGTGATGTAGTCATGGTCAATTCTTCTTGGACACTAAACCATATTCTCTCACTGTGGAAGGTTGGGAATTGCACTAATATTGTTTATCCGCCTTGCAATGTGCAGACATTTCTGGATATTCCCttacatgagaaaaaaatgaccCCAGGACATATGTTGGTTTCCATTGGCCAATTCAGGCCTGAAAAAAATCATCCGTTGCAAATCAAAGCTTTTGCAAAATTGCTGGATAAGAAACTAGCTGAGTCACCTTCTTCACTTAAACTTGTCCTCATTGGAGGTTGTCGTAACAAAGATGATGAACTTAGAGTAAACCAACTGAGAAGACTGTCTGAGGATTTAGGAGTTCAAGAACatgtggaatttaaaataaacattccaTTTGATGAGTTAAAGAATTATTTGTCTGGAGCAACAATTGGTCTGCATACCATGTGGAATGAGCATTTTGGAATTG CACAGTTTAAATTTTAG
- the Alg11 gene encoding GDP-Man:Man(3)GlcNAc(2)-PP-Dol alpha-1,2-mannosyltransferase isoform X1 yields the protein MAASKGGWCLCELLRLFYSLFFPGLIVCGALCICLVIVLWGLRLLLQRKKKSVSASKNGKNPIVIAFFHPYCNAGGGGERVLWCALRTLQKKYPKAVYVVYTGDVNVSGQQILEGAFRRFNIRLTCPVQFVFLKKRYLVEDSQYPHFTLLGQSLGSIFLGWEALMQCVPDVYIDSMGYAFTLPLFKYIGGCRVGSYVHYPTISTDMLSVVKNQNVGFNNATFITKNPFLSKVKLIYYYLFAFIYGLVGSCSDVVMVNSSWTLNHILSLWKVGNCTNIVYPPCNVQTFLDIPLHEKKMTPGHMLVSIGQFRPEKNHPLQIKAFAKLLDKKLAESPSSLKLVLIGGCRNKDDELRVNQLRRLSEDLGVQEHVEFKINIPFDELKNYLSGATIGLHTMWNEHFGIGVVECMAAGTIILAHNSGGPKLDIVVPHEGDITGFLAESEEGYAETMAHILSLSAERRLQIRKNARESIRRFSDQEFEVTFLSSVEKLFK from the exons ATGGCGGCCTCCAAAGGGGGTTGGTGCTTGTGCGAGTTGTTGAG gttgttttattcattattcttCCCTGGGCTAATTGTATGTGGAGCTTTATGTATATGTTTGGTCATTGTCCTTTGGGGACTCAGATTACtgctacagagaaagaaaaagtcagtGTCAGCCAGCAAAAATGGGAAAAATCCAATAGTGATTGCATTTTTTCATCCATACTGCAATGCtggtggaggaggggaaagagtTCTATGGTGTGCCTTGAGAACCCTGCAGAAAAA GTATCCTAAAGCAGTATATGTTGTTTATACTGGTGATGTTAATGTCAGTGGTCAACAGATACTAGAAGGTGCTTTCAGAAGATTTAACATCAGGTTAACTTGCCCAGtgcaatttgttttcttaaagaaacGCTACCTTGTGGAAGATTCACAGTATCCTCACTTTACACTGCTTGGCCAAAGTCTAGGATCCATTTTTCTTGGCTGGGAAGCTCTGATGCAGTGTGTTCCTGATGTTTACATTGATTCAATGGGCTATGCCTTCACACTCCCTCTGTTTAAGTATATAGGGGGTTGCCGAGTTGGAAGCTATGTTCATTATCCCACTATCAGCACTGACATGCTCTCTGTAGTGAAGAATCAAAATGTTGGATTTAATAATGCAACCTTCATTACCAAGAATCCTTTTCTCAGCAAAGTAAAGCTGATCTACTactatttgtttgcttttatttatggACTTGTTGGTTCTTGCAGTGATGTAGTCATGGTCAATTCTTCTTGGACACTAAACCATATTCTCTCACTGTGGAAGGTTGGGAATTGCACTAATATTGTTTATCCGCCTTGCAATGTGCAGACATTTCTGGATATTCCCttacatgagaaaaaaatgaccCCAGGACATATGTTGGTTTCCATTGGCCAATTCAGGCCTGAAAAAAATCATCCGTTGCAAATCAAAGCTTTTGCAAAATTGCTGGATAAGAAACTAGCTGAGTCACCTTCTTCACTTAAACTTGTCCTCATTGGAGGTTGTCGTAACAAAGATGATGAACTTAGAGTAAACCAACTGAGAAGACTGTCTGAGGATTTAGGAGTTCAAGAACatgtggaatttaaaataaacattccaTTTGATGAGTTAAAGAATTATTTGTCTGGAGCAACAATTGGTCTGCATACCATGTGGAATGAGCATTTTGGAATTG GTGTTGTGGAGTGTATGGCAGCTGGCACAATTATACTCGCACACAATTCAGGGGGCCCAAAGCTTGACATTGTTGTCCCTCATGAAGGAGATATAACTGGATTTCTGGCTGAGAGTGAAGAAGGCTATGCTGAAACTATGGCTCATATTCTTTCCCTGTCTGCTGAAAGGAGACTCCAAATCAGAAAAAATGCTCGTGAATCCATAAGGAGATTTTCTGATCAGGAGTTTGAAGTGACATTCCTATCATCTGTGGAGAAGCTATTTAAATAG
- the Alg11 gene encoding GDP-Man:Man(3)GlcNAc(2)-PP-Dol alpha-1,2-mannosyltransferase isoform X2, whose protein sequence is MAASKGGWCLCELLRLFYSLFFPGLIVCGALCICLVIVLWGLRLLLQRKKKSVSASKNGKNPIVIAFFHPYCNAGGGGERVLWCALRTLQKKYPKAVYVVYTGDVNVSGQQILEGAFRRFNIRLTCPVQFVFLKKRYLVEDSQYPHFTLLGQSLGSIFLGWEALMQCVPDVYIDSMGYAFTLPLFKYIGGCRVGSYVHYPTISTDMLSVVKNQNVGFNNATFITKNPFLSKVKLIYYYLFAFIYGLVGSCSDVVMVNSSWTLNHILSLWKVGNCTNIVYPPCNVQTFLDIPLHEKKMTPGHMLVSIGQFRPEKNHPLQIKAFAKLLDKKLAESPSSLKLVLIGGCRNKDDELRVNQLRRLSEDLGVQEHVEFKINIPFDELKNYLSGATIGLHTMWNEHFGIVQRKR, encoded by the exons ATGGCGGCCTCCAAAGGGGGTTGGTGCTTGTGCGAGTTGTTGAG gttgttttattcattattcttCCCTGGGCTAATTGTATGTGGAGCTTTATGTATATGTTTGGTCATTGTCCTTTGGGGACTCAGATTACtgctacagagaaagaaaaagtcagtGTCAGCCAGCAAAAATGGGAAAAATCCAATAGTGATTGCATTTTTTCATCCATACTGCAATGCtggtggaggaggggaaagagtTCTATGGTGTGCCTTGAGAACCCTGCAGAAAAA GTATCCTAAAGCAGTATATGTTGTTTATACTGGTGATGTTAATGTCAGTGGTCAACAGATACTAGAAGGTGCTTTCAGAAGATTTAACATCAGGTTAACTTGCCCAGtgcaatttgttttcttaaagaaacGCTACCTTGTGGAAGATTCACAGTATCCTCACTTTACACTGCTTGGCCAAAGTCTAGGATCCATTTTTCTTGGCTGGGAAGCTCTGATGCAGTGTGTTCCTGATGTTTACATTGATTCAATGGGCTATGCCTTCACACTCCCTCTGTTTAAGTATATAGGGGGTTGCCGAGTTGGAAGCTATGTTCATTATCCCACTATCAGCACTGACATGCTCTCTGTAGTGAAGAATCAAAATGTTGGATTTAATAATGCAACCTTCATTACCAAGAATCCTTTTCTCAGCAAAGTAAAGCTGATCTACTactatttgtttgcttttatttatggACTTGTTGGTTCTTGCAGTGATGTAGTCATGGTCAATTCTTCTTGGACACTAAACCATATTCTCTCACTGTGGAAGGTTGGGAATTGCACTAATATTGTTTATCCGCCTTGCAATGTGCAGACATTTCTGGATATTCCCttacatgagaaaaaaatgaccCCAGGACATATGTTGGTTTCCATTGGCCAATTCAGGCCTGAAAAAAATCATCCGTTGCAAATCAAAGCTTTTGCAAAATTGCTGGATAAGAAACTAGCTGAGTCACCTTCTTCACTTAAACTTGTCCTCATTGGAGGTTGTCGTAACAAAGATGATGAACTTAGAGTAAACCAACTGAGAAGACTGTCTGAGGATTTAGGAGTTCAAGAACatgtggaatttaaaataaacattccaTTTGATGAGTTAAAGAATTATTTGTCTGGAGCAACAATTGGTCTGCATACCATGTGGAATGAGCATTTTGGAATTG tacaaagaaaaagatga